From Neobacillus sp. PS2-9, the proteins below share one genomic window:
- a CDS encoding DUF3941 domain-containing protein, whose protein sequence is MPHTSDNDKKAKDNNALRHEKNMMREKNRQAGKNQYSKKTDHK, encoded by the coding sequence ATGCCACACACATCTGATAATGATAAAAAAGCAAAAGATAATAATGCCTTGAGACATGAGAAAAATATGATGCGCGAAAAAAATCGTCAGGCAGGTAAAAATCAATATTCTAAAAAGACAGACCATAAATAA
- a CDS encoding S1-like domain-containing RNA-binding protein: MSINELIGQTTTLTVARKATFGYFLTDGNEDVLLHINQAKQDLEEGDEVEVFLYVDSEGRVSASTTIPDIAVGRYGWVKVTDTNPRIGVFLNIGLPKDLLLGIDDLPVHKSVWPTVGDLVYITVKQSSNNLLYAKLASDQVIESISVKATRENFNKNVQGHIYRTAKVGSWIYTLEGFKGFIHESQRPQEPRLGEKVEGRIIDVKEDGTVNVSLLARKEESQDTDADRIYEYLLSRNGAMPYNDKSTPEDIQDRFNLSKGAFKRGLGKLMKDGKVYQEGSWTYVKKD, from the coding sequence ATGTCAATAAATGAACTAATTGGCCAAACAACCACCTTAACTGTTGCAAGAAAAGCAACATTTGGCTATTTTTTAACGGATGGAAATGAAGATGTATTATTGCATATAAATCAAGCTAAACAGGATTTAGAAGAAGGCGATGAAGTAGAAGTTTTTTTATATGTGGATTCAGAAGGCCGAGTCTCTGCTTCAACCACCATACCAGATATAGCTGTCGGCCGCTATGGTTGGGTTAAGGTAACCGACACGAACCCGAGAATTGGTGTCTTTTTAAATATTGGACTTCCAAAGGACCTTTTGCTTGGTATAGATGATCTGCCTGTTCATAAGTCTGTCTGGCCAACAGTTGGCGATTTAGTTTATATCACAGTAAAACAAAGCAGCAATAATCTCCTCTATGCAAAACTTGCCAGTGATCAGGTTATTGAATCTATTTCTGTAAAAGCAACCAGAGAGAATTTCAATAAAAATGTTCAGGGGCACATATACCGGACAGCTAAGGTTGGCAGCTGGATTTATACGTTAGAAGGTTTTAAAGGATTTATTCATGAATCACAAAGACCACAAGAGCCTCGTTTAGGTGAAAAAGTAGAGGGGCGGATCATCGATGTGAAGGAAGACGGAACGGTGAATGTGTCCCTACTTGCGAGGAAAGAAGAATCTCAGGATACCGATGCAGACCGAATTTACGAATACCTTCTCAGCAGAAACGGAGCTATGCCTTATAATGATAAAAGTACGCCTGAGGATATACAAGACCGTTTTAACTTAAGCAAGGGTGCCTTTAAACGTGGACTCGGAAAACTAATGAAAGACGGAAAGGTATATCAAGAAGGTAGCTGGACGTATGTAAAAAAAGATTAA
- a CDS encoding YajQ family cyclic di-GMP-binding protein — translation MSKDSSFDIVSKVDFSEVTNAITLTMKEIGTRYDFKGSKSEVKLEKEELVLISDDEYKMDQLKDVLLGKLIKRGIPVRNLDYGKIEKASGGTVRQRAKLVQGIDKENAKKINTIIKNSGVKVKSQVQDDQVRVTGKNRDDLQKIISLVREADLTVDVQFINYR, via the coding sequence ATGTCTAAAGATAGCTCATTTGATATTGTATCCAAAGTTGATTTTTCTGAAGTCACTAATGCAATAACCCTAACAATGAAAGAAATTGGTACACGCTATGACTTCAAAGGAAGTAAGAGTGAGGTCAAACTAGAAAAGGAAGAACTTGTTCTTATTTCTGATGACGAATATAAAATGGATCAATTAAAAGATGTTTTACTTGGAAAGTTGATTAAACGAGGGATCCCCGTTAGAAACCTTGACTATGGAAAAATAGAAAAGGCATCGGGCGGAACAGTCCGTCAAAGAGCCAAGCTTGTTCAAGGAATCGATAAAGAAAATGCCAAAAAAATTAATACGATCATTAAAAACAGTGGTGTAAAAGTAAAAAGTCAGGTTCAGGACGACCAAGTACGTGTCACTGGAAAAAACCGTGATGATTTACAAAAAATCATTTCCTTGGTACGTGAAGCAGATCTTACTGTAGATGTACAGTTTATTAACTATAGGTAG
- a CDS encoding SDR family oxidoreductase, whose product MSNKPNQQKQTFPPQHQNHQPGIESEMDPRPKFVDSNYKAGGKLAGKTAIITGADSGIGKAVAIYFAKEGADVAIAYLNEHQDAKETKQLIEAEGRRCLLFSGDIGEEDHCKEIVNQTIEQFSKLDILVNNAAEQHPQQSLLNITAAQLEKTFRTNIFSCFYMTKMALPYLKKGASIINTASITAYEGNEQLLDYSATKGAIVSFTRSLAKSLAPQGIRVNGVAPGPIWTPLIPSTFPADQVATFGSNTLMERAGQPFELAPSYVFLASDDSSFVSGQMIHVNGGKVVNG is encoded by the coding sequence ATGAGTAATAAACCAAATCAACAAAAACAGACCTTTCCCCCACAACATCAGAACCATCAACCAGGAATAGAAAGTGAAATGGATCCACGACCAAAGTTTGTCGATTCAAATTATAAAGCAGGAGGAAAGTTAGCAGGTAAAACTGCGATTATTACTGGCGCAGACAGCGGCATTGGAAAAGCAGTGGCTATTTATTTTGCTAAAGAAGGTGCAGATGTTGCGATTGCTTACCTAAATGAACATCAGGACGCAAAAGAAACAAAGCAGCTGATTGAGGCAGAGGGACGCCGTTGTCTCCTTTTCTCCGGCGATATTGGGGAAGAAGACCACTGTAAAGAAATTGTTAATCAAACCATAGAGCAATTTAGTAAACTCGATATTTTGGTGAACAATGCAGCCGAACAGCATCCACAACAAAGCTTACTAAATATTACGGCGGCCCAACTCGAAAAAACGTTTCGAACTAATATTTTTTCCTGCTTTTATATGACAAAAATGGCCCTACCTTATCTAAAAAAAGGAGCCTCTATCATCAATACAGCATCAATCACTGCCTACGAGGGAAATGAACAATTATTGGATTATTCGGCGACTAAAGGGGCCATTGTATCCTTTACTCGTTCCTTGGCTAAATCACTAGCCCCCCAAGGAATACGTGTAAATGGAGTTGCCCCTGGACCGATATGGACACCGCTCATTCCATCTACCTTCCCTGCTGACCAAGTTGCCACTTTCGGCTCTAATACCTTGATGGAGAGAGCTGGACAACCCTTTGAACTGGCACCGAGTTATGTATTCCTAGCCTCAGATGATTCTTCCTTTGTAAGTGGCCAAATGATTCATGTAAATGGTGGAAAAGTAGTAAATGGATAA
- a CDS encoding alpha-amylase family glycosyl hydrolase gives MKKTILMFITFLLFSSLPAQAAVKKENRLWQDESFYSIMVDRFNNGDITNDVDVNAKDPLAYHGGDFQGIIDRLDYIHDMGFTAIRLTPIFDNTKNGYHGYSVTDYYKTDEHFGTIKKFQELVKEAHKRKMKVVIDFVTTNEATNHSVDKAYLIDAAKWWIKKTDIDGFSLPEVNQTKLSFWKDFSKQIKDTNKNFFLLGVLSKDTTADPKEYEQAGIDSLLDYSHLENIRKSFATTDESISQFNADTDKGQPSFLRASFMDNEYTTRFTTDIVEKRQFPGSRWKTALTYLYTTPGIPIIYYGTEIALIGGEIPDNRRQMNFRADKDLIDYITKIGELRNQLPSLTRGSMDMLYEKKGMIVYKRTYKGETSVVAINNTRKSQKVILSKDQLESGKELRGLLGGDIVRSRDNQYILILDRDNSEVYVLTEKSGANIPLIVSMIIVYILVFIFLFFIIKRRKTKKVE, from the coding sequence ATGAAAAAAACGATACTCATGTTCATTACTTTCTTATTATTTTCTTCGTTACCTGCACAGGCAGCGGTAAAAAAAGAAAACAGATTATGGCAGGATGAATCATTTTATTCCATAATGGTTGATCGATTCAACAATGGAGATATAACCAATGATGTAGATGTAAATGCAAAAGACCCGTTAGCCTATCATGGCGGTGATTTTCAAGGGATTATTGATCGTCTAGATTACATACATGATATGGGCTTTACAGCCATACGTTTAACCCCTATCTTTGATAATACGAAAAATGGGTACCATGGTTACTCAGTAACTGACTATTATAAAACGGACGAACACTTTGGTACTATAAAGAAATTTCAGGAGCTTGTAAAAGAAGCGCATAAGCGGAAAATGAAAGTAGTCATTGATTTTGTTACAACCAACGAAGCTACAAACCATTCCGTGGACAAGGCTTACCTAATTGATGCCGCAAAATGGTGGATCAAGAAGACCGATATTGATGGATTTAGTTTACCAGAAGTGAACCAAACAAAATTAAGTTTTTGGAAGGATTTTTCAAAACAAATCAAAGACACGAACAAGAATTTTTTCTTGCTTGGCGTTCTTTCTAAAGATACTACAGCTGACCCAAAGGAATACGAACAAGCTGGAATAGACAGTCTATTAGATTACTCTCATCTTGAAAATATAAGAAAATCGTTTGCCACTACTGATGAATCCATCAGCCAATTTAACGCTGATACTGACAAAGGACAACCATCCTTCCTACGAGCATCATTTATGGACAATGAGTATACAACACGGTTTACTACTGACATTGTTGAAAAGCGACAGTTTCCTGGTTCACGTTGGAAAACAGCATTGACTTATTTATACACTACGCCAGGAATCCCCATAATTTATTATGGGACAGAGATTGCCCTAATTGGTGGGGAAATTCCGGATAACCGCAGGCAGATGAATTTTCGAGCGGATAAGGACCTTATTGATTATATAACGAAAATAGGTGAGTTAAGGAATCAGCTCCCCTCATTAACAAGAGGCAGTATGGACATGCTTTATGAGAAAAAGGGGATGATCGTCTATAAACGAACGTATAAAGGCGAAACGTCTGTAGTGGCAATTAATAATACAAGGAAATCACAAAAAGTCATTTTATCGAAGGATCAATTGGAAAGCGGTAAAGAACTTAGGGGGTTACTTGGAGGGGACATTGTCCGTAGCCGAGATAATCAATACATCCTTATTCTTGACCGAGATAACTCAGAGGTTTATGTATTAACTGAAAAGAGTGGAGCCAATATTCCGCTGATTGTTTCCATGATTATTGTATATATTCTTGTATTCATTTTCCTTTTTTTCATCATAAAAAGAAGAAAAACAAAAAAGGTAGAGTAA
- the asnB gene encoding asparagine synthase (glutamine-hydrolyzing), with protein MCGISGWIDFDKAIKNETETLKKMVNTLERRGPDETNIWYDTHVGFGHKRLIVVDPEGGRQPMTKQKDGFNYTICYNGELYNTEDIRKILHTKGYSFKGHSDTEVLLTAYIEWAEECVNYLNGIYAFAVWDSKRELLFIGRDRLGVKPLFYKEHKKGFVFASEIKALLAHPEIKTEIDHEGLAEVFGAGPSRSPGSGIFKGIKELRPAHALTFSKNGLKIWRYWNVKSAEHKENAEETAEKVRYLVTDAVTRQLVSDVPLCTFLSGGLDSSIITAIAAKGFEAQGKGQLHTYSIDYEGNDQYFSSNEFQPEADGKFIQMMTNHFGTRHHNKTITQAQLVNDLLEATHVKDLPGMADVDSSLLWFCKEIKKDFVVSLSGECADEIFGGYPWFHRQQDLERPGFPWMRSVHERQALLQPEWQKRLKLDEYCLEQYKQAIAETPKLDGESLEESKRRELFYINMTWFMTTLLDRKDRMSMGASLEVRVPFADHRLVEYVWNIPWDLKMYRGREKGILRKAFEGIIPEEVLYRKKSPYPKTHNPEYTMAIQKWMGKILQDKSSVLHEFFQKDQLEGIVSSGGKSFQEPWFGQLMTGPQLLAYLVQLHTWFKDYNINIVN; from the coding sequence ATGTGCGGAATCTCGGGGTGGATAGATTTTGACAAAGCAATTAAGAACGAAACCGAAACCCTCAAGAAAATGGTCAATACCTTAGAAAGAAGAGGACCTGATGAAACTAACATCTGGTATGATACGCATGTTGGATTTGGGCATAAACGATTAATTGTTGTCGACCCTGAGGGGGGAAGACAGCCAATGACGAAACAAAAGGACGGTTTTAATTACACCATTTGTTACAATGGGGAATTATACAATACTGAAGATATCCGCAAAATACTCCATACTAAAGGATATTCCTTTAAGGGTCATTCTGATACAGAAGTACTGTTAACAGCCTATATAGAATGGGCAGAAGAGTGTGTAAACTATTTAAATGGGATATACGCCTTTGCCGTTTGGGACTCAAAAAGGGAATTATTGTTTATTGGACGAGATCGTTTAGGGGTAAAACCGTTATTTTATAAAGAGCATAAAAAAGGATTTGTTTTTGCCTCAGAGATTAAGGCGCTACTCGCCCATCCTGAAATTAAAACAGAAATTGACCATGAAGGATTGGCAGAGGTCTTTGGTGCAGGACCGTCAAGATCACCAGGATCAGGTATATTTAAAGGTATTAAAGAGTTGAGACCTGCACATGCTTTAACCTTTTCCAAGAATGGGTTAAAAATATGGCGTTATTGGAATGTAAAAAGTGCAGAACATAAGGAAAATGCAGAGGAAACCGCGGAAAAAGTCCGTTATTTGGTTACCGATGCCGTCACAAGACAATTAGTATCAGATGTGCCGTTGTGCACCTTTTTATCAGGCGGTCTTGATTCAAGTATTATCACCGCTATTGCTGCAAAGGGATTCGAAGCTCAAGGAAAAGGGCAGCTTCATACTTATTCAATTGATTATGAGGGAAATGACCAATATTTCTCTTCGAATGAATTCCAGCCGGAAGCAGATGGGAAATTCATTCAAATGATGACCAATCATTTTGGAACCAGGCATCATAATAAGACAATTACTCAAGCACAATTAGTAAATGATTTATTAGAAGCGACTCACGTGAAAGACCTTCCGGGAATGGCAGACGTCGACTCCTCATTACTTTGGTTCTGCAAAGAAATCAAAAAAGATTTTGTCGTAAGTTTATCAGGAGAATGTGCGGACGAAATTTTTGGGGGGTACCCATGGTTCCATCGTCAACAGGACTTAGAGCGACCGGGCTTTCCGTGGATGCGATCTGTCCATGAGAGGCAAGCATTACTACAGCCTGAGTGGCAGAAAAGACTAAAGTTAGATGAATATTGCTTGGAGCAATATAAACAGGCGATTGCTGAAACACCTAAACTAGATGGAGAAAGTTTAGAAGAATCAAAGAGAAGAGAATTATTTTACATTAATATGACTTGGTTTATGACAACACTCCTTGATCGAAAAGACCGAATGAGTATGGGGGCTAGTCTGGAGGTTAGGGTTCCTTTTGCTGACCATCGCCTTGTCGAGTATGTTTGGAATATCCCTTGGGATTTAAAAATGTATCGCGGTAGGGAAAAAGGAATTCTCAGAAAAGCATTTGAAGGTATTATTCCTGAGGAGGTCCTTTACCGAAAGAAAAGTCCTTACCCAAAAACACACAATCCTGAATATACAATGGCCATTCAGAAATGGATGGGAAAAATCCTCCAAGATAAATCTTCTGTTCTACATGAATTCTTCCAAAAAGACCAGTTAGAGGGGATTGTCAGTTCGGGGGGGAAATCCTTTCAGGAGCCATGGTTTGGTCAGTTGATGACAGGTCCACAATTATTGGCCTACCTTGTGCAGCTTCATACATGGTTTAAAGATTATAATATTAACATAGTAAATTAA
- a CDS encoding DUF2777 domain-containing protein, protein MNRQQRLKLYDIQHRAFNEGTVEQINNQWIFFDEETDEATMLEDFIHQEIEIFRLNRWRKGILNEPGKIHCGKEVILFRDHDLIRIRKHLVYSLERLLDGVNDDAFFQFITTLNSLNFSIYDCIYCYNHLSFLSDEHRKDGVNFMVFDNQEQICNVQHHFCYYEKVNDRFEFTLNTGKRLIIEKIIS, encoded by the coding sequence ATGAATCGACAACAACGACTAAAGCTATATGATATCCAGCATCGGGCCTTTAACGAAGGAACAGTGGAACAAATTAATAATCAATGGATCTTTTTCGACGAGGAAACAGATGAGGCCACAATGTTAGAAGATTTTATTCATCAAGAAATAGAGATTTTTCGCCTCAACCGTTGGAGGAAAGGGATATTAAACGAGCCAGGAAAAATCCATTGTGGGAAGGAAGTTATTTTATTTCGTGACCACGATTTAATAAGAATAAGAAAGCATTTAGTGTATTCCCTTGAAAGGCTATTGGATGGAGTTAATGATGATGCCTTTTTTCAGTTTATCACTACATTAAACTCATTGAACTTTTCTATTTACGATTGTATTTATTGTTATAACCATTTATCTTTCTTGTCGGATGAACACCGGAAAGATGGTGTGAACTTTATGGTTTTTGACAATCAAGAACAGATTTGTAATGTGCAGCATCATTTTTGCTACTATGAAAAGGTCAATGATCGGTTTGAATTCACCTTAAATACCGGAAAACGATTAATCATTGAAAAAATTATTTCATAG
- a CDS encoding aminoglycoside phosphotransferase family protein produces MTKVNATSIILDKFNVSKSDFLGSGMEAEVYAYDNNKVLKLYNDMSDTNKQNILKGFYSKINASSLSYELPYIYDTFEENGILVTIEKRIEGSNMQGMLSEMNFNEQNTMMETYLNANLELKSVKVKSNLEGFTLFNDNQISLLKIKSWFELLKEIIFRKQNELESYFKKDVVNYDAKVNQLVDILSLGYEGEYSLIHGDFYPGNLMVNKNGMVTGLIDFGLMTMYGDNLFDIAIGWVCFDMYNELNANIYERYLNIIISTLGEGVRKRLYFYVLIYSFISANFYSHNCEDGHYQWCVKNLNNKHFWEAL; encoded by the coding sequence ATGACAAAAGTTAATGCTACATCAATAATATTAGATAAATTTAATGTATCTAAGTCAGATTTTTTAGGTTCGGGTATGGAAGCTGAGGTTTATGCTTATGACAATAATAAAGTATTGAAATTGTATAATGATATGTCCGATACTAATAAGCAAAATATCCTAAAGGGTTTCTATTCTAAGATTAATGCAAGTTCTTTGAGCTATGAGCTTCCTTATATTTACGATACCTTTGAGGAAAATGGCATTTTAGTAACTATTGAAAAACGAATTGAGGGTAGTAATATGCAAGGTATGCTCTCAGAGATGAATTTTAACGAACAAAATACAATGATGGAAACATATCTTAATGCAAATCTTGAGTTGAAATCTGTAAAAGTAAAATCTAATCTTGAAGGTTTCACTCTATTCAATGATAATCAGATTTCTTTACTAAAAATAAAAAGTTGGTTTGAATTATTGAAAGAAATAATTTTTAGGAAACAAAACGAACTAGAGTCTTATTTCAAAAAAGATGTTGTGAATTACGATGCAAAAGTTAATCAATTGGTAGATATCTTATCACTGGGTTACGAAGGTGAATATTCTTTAATTCACGGAGATTTTTATCCTGGGAATTTAATGGTTAATAAGAACGGGATGGTTACAGGATTAATCGATTTTGGATTGATGACAATGTACGGTGACAACTTATTTGATATTGCAATAGGATGGGTATGTTTTGATATGTATAATGAGTTAAATGCAAATATATATGAGAGATATCTAAACATAATTATTTCAACATTAGGTGAAGGTGTTAGAAAAAGATTATATTTCTATGTTCTAATATATAGCTTTATTTCTGCCAATTTTTATTCTCATAATTGCGAAGATGGTCATTATCAATGGTGTGTTAAAAATTTAAATAATAAACACTTTTGGGAGGCACTTTAA
- a CDS encoding ThiF family adenylyltransferase — translation MSDLERYSRQILFKEIGEAGQFKLLKSRVAIVGVGALGTVIANHLVRSGVGYIRLIDRDLVELSNLQRQTLFDEEDAKLNLPKAAAAKTRLNKINSTVTVEAVITDINLDNAEELLDGFDVIVDGTDNFNTRFLINDVSIKYGIPWVHGGAVSSRGMFTVIKPGKTPCYRCLFPHVPTATGETCDTVGVLSPLTDIIGSFQAMETMKLLVGAKTTPNLEQIDIWDLTSMQMDISNGRNPACPCCVKGQFDFLDRTSEHQVAYTTLCGRDTVQINPRDKRELELKKVAEHLSRSGKVSGNDFLLRFSPAEGMSMVIFKDGRVLIHGTNDIIKAKLMYAKYIGS, via the coding sequence ATGAGTGATTTAGAACGGTATTCCAGACAAATTCTTTTTAAAGAAATTGGTGAAGCGGGACAATTTAAACTGTTAAAGAGTCGAGTAGCTATTGTAGGTGTGGGTGCACTAGGCACGGTGATTGCCAACCATCTAGTTCGGTCAGGTGTTGGCTACATTAGGTTAATAGATAGAGACCTCGTTGAACTTTCGAATTTGCAGAGGCAAACTCTATTTGATGAAGAGGATGCGAAACTAAATTTACCAAAAGCAGCCGCAGCAAAAACTAGACTAAATAAAATAAATTCAACGGTCACAGTGGAAGCGGTCATTACCGATATAAATCTTGATAATGCCGAAGAATTATTAGATGGATTTGATGTCATTGTGGACGGAACGGATAATTTTAACACTCGGTTTTTAATTAATGATGTATCAATTAAGTACGGAATTCCCTGGGTCCATGGGGGGGCTGTAAGCTCAAGAGGAATGTTTACGGTCATTAAACCAGGGAAGACACCTTGTTATCGATGTCTTTTCCCGCATGTTCCAACCGCTACAGGTGAAACCTGTGATACAGTTGGTGTGTTGTCTCCGTTAACAGATATCATTGGTTCTTTTCAGGCGATGGAAACAATGAAACTATTAGTAGGGGCGAAAACCACCCCTAATTTAGAGCAAATCGACATCTGGGATTTAACATCTATGCAAATGGATATATCCAACGGAAGAAACCCTGCTTGCCCATGTTGTGTTAAAGGACAATTTGATTTTCTTGATCGAACTTCAGAACATCAGGTGGCCTACACAACGCTTTGTGGCCGAGATACCGTTCAAATTAATCCAAGGGATAAGCGTGAGCTGGAATTAAAAAAAGTAGCCGAGCATCTTAGTAGAAGTGGTAAAGTGTCTGGTAACGACTTTTTACTTCGATTTTCACCGGCGGAAGGCATGTCAATGGTGATTTTTAAAGATGGACGTGTCCTCATACATGGAACAAATGATATCATCAAAGCTAAATTGATGTACGCCAAATACATTGGCAGTTAA
- a CDS encoding aldehyde ferredoxin oxidoreductase family protein — MNLGGFKNKEVLVDLTSGTVDYRPINEEDAIKYIGGRGLGVKYVLDNGPEVEPLSEENILCFMTGPVTGSRSSMSGRLCVVTKSPLTGTVTDSHIGGWTAARLKWAGVDNLIFSGKSDKPVYLYIEAGEAELRDASNLWGTSTREFIKAMKDQYGEDDLSVMTIGQAGENTVRFASFINEHDRAAGRGGTAAVAGYKKLKAIVIKAAQKGNMPQPKLDSEYKEANKKAVKAILDGGLTAPNKGGLSVYGTNVLTNLINEVGALPTKNSQLTHWDEAEKHSGEYVNTHLRVANNTCHACPVGCKIEVEVKDGKYKTRVESIEFESAWSLGSNCLLSDAEAISYMIDRCNEYGLDTIELGHCFSVTMEAFEKGIISEELIWGDADSMIDLTKKIAFREGFGGILAEGPARATAAWGAPELSMSVKGQSIPAYDPRGIQGIGLGYATSNRGACHLRGYTVASEIAGIPEPTDRLKPEGKGELLKIFQDMLAFSDSMNICKFSSFSENAEHYAEQYSTMTGVSLTAEDVMKAGERIYNLERYYNNLAGFNKREDDFLPKRFTEEPASGNSAGHVSRMDIMLEEYYQVRGWKDGIATEEKLRELGIIGPEFTQTI; from the coding sequence TTGAATCTAGGTGGTTTTAAGAACAAAGAAGTGTTAGTTGACTTAACCAGTGGAACAGTTGATTACAGACCCATCAACGAAGAAGATGCAATTAAGTACATAGGTGGTCGCGGCCTAGGTGTTAAGTATGTACTTGATAACGGACCAGAAGTGGAACCGCTTTCAGAAGAGAACATCTTATGTTTTATGACAGGCCCTGTGACTGGTTCACGTTCTTCCATGAGTGGACGTCTTTGTGTTGTAACGAAATCTCCACTAACAGGAACAGTAACTGATTCACATATCGGCGGATGGACTGCTGCACGTTTGAAGTGGGCAGGAGTCGATAATCTTATCTTCTCAGGTAAAAGCGATAAACCAGTATACCTCTATATTGAAGCTGGGGAAGCTGAGCTTCGCGATGCTTCAAATTTATGGGGAACAAGTACAAGAGAATTTATTAAAGCAATGAAAGATCAGTATGGTGAAGATGACCTTAGTGTAATGACCATTGGTCAAGCAGGTGAAAACACTGTTCGCTTTGCTTCATTTATCAATGAACATGACCGTGCAGCAGGACGTGGTGGTACAGCAGCTGTTGCAGGCTATAAAAAATTAAAGGCTATTGTCATTAAAGCCGCACAAAAAGGTAATATGCCACAGCCTAAATTAGACAGTGAGTACAAAGAAGCGAACAAAAAAGCAGTAAAAGCTATTCTAGATGGCGGTTTAACTGCACCTAATAAGGGCGGTCTTTCTGTTTACGGAACCAACGTATTAACTAACCTTATTAATGAGGTAGGAGCACTTCCAACCAAGAACTCTCAATTAACACACTGGGATGAAGCAGAAAAACACAGTGGTGAATATGTAAACACACATTTACGTGTCGCAAACAATACCTGCCATGCCTGCCCAGTTGGTTGTAAAATTGAGGTAGAAGTGAAAGATGGTAAGTATAAGACACGCGTAGAGAGTATTGAATTTGAATCTGCTTGGTCACTTGGCTCTAACTGTCTATTAAGTGATGCGGAAGCAATTTCATATATGATTGACCGTTGTAACGAGTATGGCCTCGATACCATTGAGCTTGGCCATTGTTTCTCTGTTACTATGGAAGCTTTCGAGAAAGGAATCATTTCCGAAGAGTTAATCTGGGGAGATGCTGATTCCATGATCGATTTAACGAAGAAAATTGCTTTCCGTGAAGGATTTGGCGGTATTCTTGCCGAAGGTCCTGCACGCGCTACTGCAGCTTGGGGAGCTCCTGAACTATCTATGTCTGTTAAGGGCCAATCTATCCCTGCCTATGACCCACGCGGTATTCAAGGGATTGGATTAGGATATGCAACTAGTAACCGTGGTGCCTGTCACCTACGCGGCTATACTGTAGCAAGTGAAATTGCCGGGATTCCAGAACCAACTGACCGCCTAAAGCCAGAAGGTAAAGGTGAACTATTAAAGATATTCCAAGATATGCTTGCATTCTCTGATTCTATGAACATCTGTAAGTTCTCATCATTCTCTGAAAATGCAGAGCATTATGCTGAGCAGTATAGTACTATGACTGGCGTTTCTTTGACAGCTGAGGATGTCATGAAGGCTGGTGAAAGAATTTACAACCTTGAGCGCTATTATAATAACCTAGCAGGGTTTAATAAGCGGGAAGATGATTTCCTTCCAAAACGCTTTACAGAAGAACCAGCATCGGGTAATAGTGCCGGACATGTAAGCCGAATGGATATCATGCTTGAAGAATATTATCAAGTCCGCGGCTGGAAAGATGGCATCGCAACAGAAGAAAAGCTTCGTGAATTAGGGATTATTGGACCTGAATTCACACAAACAATCTAA
- a CDS encoding ubiquitin-like small modifier protein 1, which translates to MIVKVFANLRQICGGVTVEVLPDGDRVIDVLDKMVEMFPELQDELFTSEKTLLPFVHVYVNGRNIIHLDDLQTKVDEKDQFALFPPVAGG; encoded by the coding sequence ATGATAGTAAAGGTTTTTGCTAATCTCCGGCAAATATGTGGTGGGGTAACTGTTGAGGTGCTGCCTGATGGTGATCGAGTCATAGATGTTTTGGATAAGATGGTCGAAATGTTCCCAGAGTTACAGGATGAACTATTTACTTCTGAGAAAACACTCCTTCCGTTCGTTCATGTATATGTGAATGGCAGAAATATCATCCATCTTGATGACCTTCAGACGAAGGTAGATGAAAAGGATCAATTTGCTCTCTTTCCGCCCGTTGCAGGTGGTTAA
- a CDS encoding YisL family protein produces the protein MIHGHITAWVLTLILFFVALSLHKSGKEKGLKIVQMILRVLYILIIASGIGLLFMVNKIDVWYILKAVAGLWVIGLFEMILGRVKNNRNTSVFWIQFVVAFLLVLYLGFVKLPMSFLHP, from the coding sequence ATGATTCACGGTCATATTACAGCATGGGTTTTAACCCTAATTTTATTTTTTGTTGCACTTTCCCTACATAAAAGTGGAAAAGAAAAAGGCTTAAAAATTGTCCAAATGATTTTACGAGTATTATACATACTTATTATTGCTTCAGGTATAGGACTTCTTTTCATGGTTAATAAAATTGATGTCTGGTATATTTTGAAAGCAGTCGCGGGACTTTGGGTGATTGGATTATTTGAAATGATTCTTGGTCGTGTGAAAAACAACAGAAATACATCCGTTTTTTGGATCCAGTTTGTTGTTGCTTTCCTACTAGTTTTATACCTAGGCTTTGTAAAACTGCCTATGTCATTTTTACATCCATAA